The Labilibaculum sp. sequence TGCAGAGTTGAATCCGGAAGAATTATTTTATAGTACCGGTGACTTTACCGACTGGATAAATTCCAGGATTTAATTTTGGTCATTCAAGGCAAATGCTTGTTTTAGTATAGGCTGCAATCAATAAGGTGTAAAATAACAGTTGTTTTATTTGTAAATTCAAGACTGAAGTTTGTTTCGGTTTTTTAGCAATCTGGCAGGGATGAATCCTGCATTTGACTATTGTTTTTATACTTGACGTTCGGCGAAATTGTAAAAAGGCGGATACTAAAATAGTAAGCAAATGGATAGAATTATTATTTTTTTGACTTTGAGCATACCCATAATTGTTGTTTCGTGGAGAACAATATTTACGATTAAAAGTCATGGTTTTTATAGATTTTTTAGTTGGGAGTGTATAGCATGGCTTTTTGCTGCCAACTACAAATACTGGTTTGAATATCCTTTTTCCATGAATCAAATATTTTCTTGGCTTTTCCTTATAATATCAGGTTATCTGGTTATTATGGGAGTGATGCTTATCAGAAAAGTAGGGAAGCCAGAAAGAAACAGAAAAGAAAATACACTTTATCAATTTGAAAAAACAACTGAAATAATAGACAAAGGGATTTTTAAATACATCCGGCATCCACTTTATTCTTCATTGCTATTCCTGACTTGGGGGATTTTCTTTAAAAACCTCACGATTGAACTTTTATGTGTCTCCGTATTGTCAACAATATTTCTGTATCTCACAGCCATATTTGAGGAGAAGGAATGTCTTGTTTTTTTTGGTAAAAAGTATATTGAATACATGAAAAGAAGTAAAATGTTTATACCATACATATTTTAAAAAAACAACTTTGCCTGTTGCTTTTTTTACCAATGCCCGGCTGAATAAAAAACATTGAAGTCTCAATAATTATCATTAACTTTTTGAGTGCATTAATGTATTTCGCCATGAAAAGGATGCTTTCTCAATTTCTGCGGAAAAAGTGTTTTCTGATGTTTGTAGTCAGTATGCTGCTGGGTGTTTCAGTATCGCACGGACAATCCTCAACTTACGGAGATATTGGTGTCGGTGGGGGATTGAGTTACGGTGGATTAGGCGCACGATTTACCTACAAACCTATCAATCAAATTGGTTTGTTTGGTTCTCTGGGATATAACCTGGATGCACAGGGATATAATATGGGAGTACAGTTTCATTTGCCATCCCAAAAAAGACTGAGCGCATATTTAACCGGCATGTATGGATACAATACGGTATTGATTGTAGATGCCATTGCAATGGAAAGCAAAACTACTTATTATGGCTTTTCAACAGGTCTTGGTGTTGAATTCAAATTAAAGGAAAAATCATTTTTATGTGCTGAAGTACTGCTGCCGTTTCGACCTCAAGTCTACAAAGATGCAGTTGATGATCTTGAAATGATTGGTTATGAAATTAAAGATCCCTTGCCTGTTCTTTTTAGTATTGGTTATCATTTAAAATTTTGAATTCAAGGAAATGAATCCAGAACTAAGCATATGGAATAAATACAGATCTAAAGCAGGTCTTGTTGCGCTTGTAATAGTTTGCCTAAGTGTATTTCTGAATTCCTGTTTTGAAAATCCTTCCCCTCCGGAACTCACCACACAGCAAATTGAGCTTGTTGATGCAGTTACGATAACAAGCGGTGGAAATATAACAGACAATGGCGATGCAGAGATTTTTCAAAAAGGTATTTGCATGAGTCTGAACAATACTCCAACAATGCAGGATTTTTTCACGATGGATGGTGTTGGTAATTCGGATTTTACCACAATTCTAAACCTGGATCCCGATAATACTTATTACATTAGGGCTTATGCCATTAATGGCGCAGGCATCGGGTATGGAAATGTTTTATCCATCACATTGGAACCGCTGCCTTTTACCGAGGCTGTGATTATGGATTTTGGTGATATTACAGGCAATCAGGCATTTATGAGAGGACGTATTGAATCGAATCAAACGATTACTTCAAGAGGAGCCTGCTGGAGCACCTCACAGAATCCTACCATTAGCGATAGTAAAACCGATGCAGGAAATGGTACAGGAATTTTCGAAACTACCATTACCGGACTTGCACCAGGCACAAGATATTATGCCCGCGCCTATGCGGCTACCGATATCGAAGTTTTTTACAGCAGCAACTATGAATTCATCACCTTGGGATACCCTCAGCTTACAACCAAGGAAATAATCAACGCAGGAACTTTTGTGATTTCTACCGGCGGGGATATGATTTCGCAGGGGCTGATCTTGAATGCAGGAGTTTGCTGGAGTACTAATCCATCACCGACTATTGCTGATAGTAAAACCGAAGACCAACTCGTTTATACATCTTTTACCAGCGATCCATATGGACTATTGCCGGCAACGACTTACTATATAAGAAGTTATGCGACCAATATTGCGGGTACCGGATATGGAAATGAATTAGTAATTACCATGCCTGATGCAGCAGTATATGATCTGGATGGGAATCCATACTCATCTGTAAGCATTGGTTCACAAATCTGGTTGACCGAAAATCTTAGAACCACAAAATATGCCAATGGCGAAAATATCCCCAATATTATTAATGATGACGATTGGCAGAATGCCACATCCGGAGCCTGGAGCTATCATGAAAATATTCCTGATTATGAAGTGCCATATGGTAAATTGTACAATTGGTTTGCCGTAATCGATTCCCGTAATGTCTGTCCTTCAGGATGGCATGTTCCGAGCGATACAGAATGGCAAACACTTATTACTTTCTTGGGGGGCAGTGATTTTGCCGGCAATAAATTGAAAGAAACAGGAACAGCACACTGGCAAGCAAATAATGATTTTGCAACGAATAGCAGCGGGTTCACGGCATTGCCCGGAGGAGCTCAAAGTGCTTCGCCTGGATATTCGTACCCCATTCAAAGCCTGGGAATGTTTTGGAGTACTGCTCCTGTTGATGGAGAAAATGCTTACGGTTATTATTTATTCGATTCCTATCAATCCATCAATAAGCAGGAATATATCAAACAAACTGGTCTTTCAGTGCGGTGTGTAAAAGATTAAAGTTCATTCTTTCTTTAATTTCCGGGCCTTTTCTGTGTTTATTAGGAGGAAACATGCGGTTGATTCATATCATTCGCTTGGTGCTGCCGGCAGGTGATTCATAATAAATGAGATTGTATAGGTTTACATCCTTAGCTTTTGCTAAATTCTTATAGCTTTTTCGAACGATTTAATTTTAAAAAAAACCTTATTCCGGATAAGGGTTCTAAAAGATACTTTTAAGATTGCTTTTTGGTTTGCTGATAAATTTGAACCAATGATTTTACAAAGTGATTTTATGGATTGCATTAAAGTCGGTTTCAAAATGCATAACGATTTGGTAAGTCGCGTTGCATCAATATAGAAATGGCAGACTCCAATGATTTTGAAAATGTGAAAAAGCTGATCGGTTTAAAATTGAAAGCCTAATAAGAAGCTTTCATCATCATTTACAGGAATATAGTTGTTGTATTGATTGGTAAATATTGTAACGATCTAAGTTTTTGTGTAACTTATAGTATATCGCCTTGCATCCGATAATTATCAGAAGAAACAAACACAAAACGAGTTGAAGCAATGCATCCAAAAGAAGACATATTTTACCAGGCACGAAATTTCAATACAATTGAATTGTGGAAAAATGTGACGGGGGAGCAGTGGTACGATGCCGATTGGCAGATAAAAAATATAATACGCAGTGTTGAACAACTGAAAAAGGTGATCAAATTAAATTCGCTTCAGGAAAATGAAATTAATAGAACCGTAAGTACATTAAAAAAAGAAGGAAAAGAAGCTTTAAGGATTACACCTTATTATGCTTCGCTGATGCAGGCTGATCCGTTCAATCCGGAGATGTTGCCGGGCGAAAAGTCGAAAAAAAGGCTCGACCCTATTTTTTGGCAATCCGTACCTACTCCTGCCAATTT is a genomic window containing:
- a CDS encoding methyltransferase family protein; this translates as MNQIFSWLFLIISGYLVIMGVMLIRKVGKPERNRKENTLYQFEKTTEIIDKGIFKYIRHPLYSSLLFLTWGIFFKNLTIELLCVSVLSTIFLYLTAIFEEKECLVFFGKKYIEYMKRSKMFIPYIF
- a CDS encoding fibrobacter succinogenes major paralogous domain-containing protein, which encodes MNPELSIWNKYRSKAGLVALVIVCLSVFLNSCFENPSPPELTTQQIELVDAVTITSGGNITDNGDAEIFQKGICMSLNNTPTMQDFFTMDGVGNSDFTTILNLDPDNTYYIRAYAINGAGIGYGNVLSITLEPLPFTEAVIMDFGDITGNQAFMRGRIESNQTITSRGACWSTSQNPTISDSKTDAGNGTGIFETTITGLAPGTRYYARAYAATDIEVFYSSNYEFITLGYPQLTTKEIINAGTFVISTGGDMISQGLILNAGVCWSTNPSPTIADSKTEDQLVYTSFTSDPYGLLPATTYYIRSYATNIAGTGYGNELVITMPDAAVYDLDGNPYSSVSIGSQIWLTENLRTTKYANGENIPNIINDDDWQNATSGAWSYHENIPDYEVPYGKLYNWFAVIDSRNVCPSGWHVPSDTEWQTLITFLGGSDFAGNKLKETGTAHWQANNDFATNSSGFTALPGGAQSASPGYSYPIQSLGMFWSTAPVDGENAYGYYLFDSYQSINKQEYIKQTGLSVRCVKD